The following proteins come from a genomic window of Neofelis nebulosa isolate mNeoNeb1 chromosome 5, mNeoNeb1.pri, whole genome shotgun sequence:
- the EAF2 gene encoding ELL-associated factor 2 isoform X2, with protein MRWQMTVSAGGGDDFKPASIDTSCEGELEVGKGEQVTITLPNIEGSTPPVTVFKGSKKPYLKECILIINHDTGECRLEKLSSNITVKKTRVEGSSKIQYRIEQQQQQMRNSARTPNLVKHSPSEDKMSPASPMDDIERELKAEASLMDQMSSCDSSSDSKSSSSSSSEDSSSDSDDEECRSSPSDPGTYISGHPVMSAMPQCRIPDMDAGRNRSHDNSGLLMSTLRNDLQLSESGSDSDD; from the exons ATGAGGTGGCAGATGACAGTGAGCGCAGGTGGCGGAG atGACTTCAAACCTGCTTCCATTGACACTTCCTGTGAAGGAGAGCTGGAAGTCGGCAAAGGTGAACAGGTGACAATAACTCTGCCAAATATAGAA gGCTCAACTCCACCAGTAACTGTTTTCAAAGGTTCAAAGAAACCTTACTTAAAGgaatgcattttaattattaacCATGATACTGGAGAATGTCGACTAGAAAAACTCAGCAGCAACATCACTGTAAAAAAAACAAG AGTTGAAGGAAGTAGTAAAATTCAGTATCGTATagagcaacagcaacaacaaatgcGGAATTCAGCTAGAACTCCCAATCTTGTAAAACATTCTCCGTCTGAAGACAAAATGTCCCCAGCATCTCCGATGGATGATATTGAAAGAG aACTGAAGGCAGAAGCTAGTCTAATGGACCAGATGAGTAGTTGTGATAGTTCATCGGATTCCAAAAGTTCATCATCTTCAAGTAGTGAGGATAGTTCCAGTGACTCAGACGATGAAGAGTGCAGATCCTCTCCTTCTGATCCAGGGACTTATATCTCAGGACATCCTGTCATGTCTGCCATGCCACAGTGCAGGATTCCTGATATGGATGCTGGCCGGAATAGATCTCATGACAACAGTGGCCTTCTGATGAGTACTTTAA
- the EAF2 gene encoding ELL-associated factor 2 isoform X1, translating to MMNGAAGPSRIDHRERVLKLGESFEKKPRCAFHTVRYDFKPASIDTSCEGELEVGKGEQVTITLPNIEGSTPPVTVFKGSKKPYLKECILIINHDTGECRLEKLSSNITVKKTRVEGSSKIQYRIEQQQQQMRNSARTPNLVKHSPSEDKMSPASPMDDIERELKAEASLMDQMSSCDSSSDSKSSSSSSSEDSSSDSDDEECRSSPSDPGTYISGHPVMSAMPQCRIPDMDAGRNRSHDNSGLLMSTLRNDLQLSESGSDSDD from the exons ATGATGAATGGAGCTGCGGGACCCTCGCGCATCGATCATCGCGAGCGGGTTCTCAAGTTAGGCGAAAGTTTCGAGAAGAAGCCGCGCTGCGCCTTCCACACTGTACGCT atGACTTCAAACCTGCTTCCATTGACACTTCCTGTGAAGGAGAGCTGGAAGTCGGCAAAGGTGAACAGGTGACAATAACTCTGCCAAATATAGAA gGCTCAACTCCACCAGTAACTGTTTTCAAAGGTTCAAAGAAACCTTACTTAAAGgaatgcattttaattattaacCATGATACTGGAGAATGTCGACTAGAAAAACTCAGCAGCAACATCACTGTAAAAAAAACAAG AGTTGAAGGAAGTAGTAAAATTCAGTATCGTATagagcaacagcaacaacaaatgcGGAATTCAGCTAGAACTCCCAATCTTGTAAAACATTCTCCGTCTGAAGACAAAATGTCCCCAGCATCTCCGATGGATGATATTGAAAGAG aACTGAAGGCAGAAGCTAGTCTAATGGACCAGATGAGTAGTTGTGATAGTTCATCGGATTCCAAAAGTTCATCATCTTCAAGTAGTGAGGATAGTTCCAGTGACTCAGACGATGAAGAGTGCAGATCCTCTCCTTCTGATCCAGGGACTTATATCTCAGGACATCCTGTCATGTCTGCCATGCCACAGTGCAGGATTCCTGATATGGATGCTGGCCGGAATAGATCTCATGACAACAGTGGCCTTCTGATGAGTACTTTAA